One Pyrofollis japonicus DNA window includes the following coding sequences:
- a CDS encoding V-type ATP synthase subunit D, whose translation MSLMFGGQRVLPTKINLIRLRRELATMKRIRKVIEEKRDVILLYIRQLAVEYKKAYEEAAKQLMDAYQDFFRALVSSGGLENMRPIIEAIPSSLEIVQGTRILFAVKAPTFELVKESMPGAPVTATRLTPDLLRARDRLVSVLSSFLKVVGTEAAIRRLLQELKDTQRLLNALDYSIIPGYEQSIKYIKLVLDDRMREEVIRLKTMKRRLARMRGAEGLA comes from the coding sequence ATGTCATTAATGTTTGGCGGGCAACGTGTACTGCCGACGAAGATAAACCTTATCAGGCTACGCCGAGAATTAGCCACTATGAAGAGGATTCGGAAAGTTATAGAGGAGAAGAGAGACGTTATTCTCCTCTATATCCGACAACTAGCCGTTGAGTACAAAAAGGCTTACGAAGAAGCGGCTAAACAGCTTATGGATGCATACCAGGACTTCTTCCGAGCACTCGTATCAAGCGGTGGGCTCGAAAACATGCGCCCAATAATAGAGGCCATACCGTCAAGCCTTGAAATAGTCCAAGGCACGCGTATCCTCTTCGCCGTTAAGGCACCTACTTTTGAGCTAGTAAAGGAGAGCATGCCTGGAGCACCTGTTACAGCGACAAGGCTTACACCGGATCTTCTCCGCGCAAGGGATAGGCTTGTCTCAGTATTGAGTAGCTTCCTCAAAGTTGTTGGAACGGAGGCAGCTATTCGCAGACTACTGCAGGAGCTAAAAGATACACAGCGTCTACTGAACGCACTCGATTACAGCATCATTCCTGGCTATGAGCAAAGCATAAAATACATAAAGCTAGTACTTGATGACCGCATGAGAGAAGAAGTCATTAGGCTCAAGACGATGAAGCGCCGCTTGGCAAGAATGCGTGGAGCAGAAGGGCTAGCCTAA
- a CDS encoding D-aminoacyl-tRNA deacylase, producing MDPESVGKKKPVILIAYSLRDPASRGAAEKLLAKTRWNKCELRFAKNCFYSDEVNAYLAGFDADTVEFSFLDEASPTEAEAYIVLSRHSGGKPSLTVHYTGNPGPKAELGGNPWELSYTWPRLQAALLRTYRIVAEEQGLIDEFQVTLEATHHGPTCLKKPLVFIEIGSSEKEWVREDAHKAMAETVFRVLSSDWTSTTCTRVAVGIGDTHYPATHTRGVIEKKYCYSHIFSKYVLEYINEDLLDQAVNKSKDIVDSILFAKIPGAIKRLVRSYGEKHGLFVGKV from the coding sequence ATGGATCCAGAATCGGTCGGCAAAAAGAAGCCGGTTATACTTATCGCTTACTCGTTACGCGACCCTGCTAGTAGGGGCGCGGCGGAGAAACTCTTAGCAAAAACAAGGTGGAATAAATGCGAGCTGCGCTTTGCTAAAAACTGTTTCTATAGCGATGAGGTGAATGCTTACCTCGCAGGCTTTGACGCCGATACTGTTGAGTTTAGCTTCCTTGACGAGGCAAGCCCCACGGAGGCGGAGGCTTATATAGTTCTTAGCCGGCATAGTGGAGGAAAACCATCACTCACGGTGCATTATACTGGCAATCCTGGCCCGAAGGCAGAACTTGGAGGAAATCCCTGGGAACTATCTTATACTTGGCCTCGCCTACAAGCTGCGCTGCTCCGAACCTATCGCATCGTTGCAGAGGAGCAAGGCTTAATCGATGAATTCCAGGTGACTCTTGAAGCGACTCACCACGGTCCTACTTGCTTGAAAAAGCCACTAGTATTCATAGAGATTGGTAGCTCTGAGAAAGAATGGGTTAGAGAAGATGCGCACAAGGCTATGGCTGAGACTGTCTTCCGAGTACTTAGCTCCGACTGGACTAGTACCACTTGTACAAGGGTTGCAGTAGGTATAGGCGATACACACTATCCTGCCACGCACACGCGTGGTGTTATTGAGAAGAAGTATTGCTATAGTCATATTTTCTCAAAGTATGTATTAGAATACATTAACGAAGATCTTCTAGACCAGGCAGTCAATAAGAGCAAGGATATTGTTGACTCCATACTCTTCGCGAAGATCCCGGGTGCTATAAAGAGGCTTGTAAGGAGCTATGGTGAGAAACATGGCCTCTTTGTTGGAAAAGTCTAA
- a CDS encoding ATP synthase subunit C: MALNARLLTLTLSLALLGFLASIAYAESAAAAKAYGAAIAMGLSAIGAGYAIAKAGAAASAATAEKPEVSGKLLIYLVLGEGIAIYGLLIAILILFALH; encoded by the coding sequence ATGGCGCTCAATGCGAGGCTCTTAACGTTAACCCTCAGCCTTGCCCTACTAGGGTTCCTAGCAAGCATAGCTTACGCAGAGTCGGCTGCAGCTGCAAAGGCTTATGGAGCCGCAATAGCTATGGGGCTTAGCGCTATTGGTGCCGGCTATGCTATAGCTAAGGCAGGTGCGGCTGCAAGCGCTGCAACAGCCGAAAAGCCTGAAGTATCGGGCAAGCTGCTAATCTACCTAGTGCTCGGCGAAGGTATTGCGATCTATGGCCTTCTAATAGCAATATTGATACTCTTCGCACTCCACTAA
- the proS gene encoding proline--tRNA ligase encodes MCGAAREVPRKKWREEFSRWFDWVLEEAEIYDYGRYPVKGMGIWLPYGFQLRRRIVELIRDVLDSTGHEEILMPLLIPETLLRKESEHIRGFEGEVYWVTHGGKEPLDIKLALRPTSETSISYMESFWIKSYKQLPKKYYQIVSIFRYETKATRPLIRLREVTTFKEAHTVHDSFEDADRQVAEAIELYKKIFDELGIPYVISRRPEWDKFAGALYTVAFDTVMPDGRTLQIGTVHHLGQNFTVPFEIRIQLSDESLDYAWQTSYGLSDRLVATTIAMHGDDRGAVMPPNVAPIQVVVVPIPAGSEEERKQLQEYLGKVSEKLREMKIRYHVDDRDDVRPGRKFYEWEARGVPVRLEVGPREARNSTVVIARRDTFEKIEVKLEELPSKLQDVMEDIRRNLRERAWKWLRSMVKRAETIEEAKRIIEEERGIVELPWCGREECGLKLEELVDAGVLGSPLEKPEWVNGKRCPVCGRPAVTSIRVAKKY; translated from the coding sequence ATGTGTGGTGCAGCGAGGGAAGTCCCTAGGAAGAAGTGGAGAGAGGAATTTTCTCGCTGGTTTGACTGGGTTTTAGAAGAGGCTGAGATTTACGACTATGGTCGGTACCCCGTTAAGGGTATGGGTATTTGGCTTCCCTATGGATTCCAGCTGCGTCGCCGCATTGTTGAACTCATAAGGGATGTACTTGACTCAACGGGCCACGAGGAAATCCTTATGCCGTTGCTCATCCCTGAGACCTTGCTGCGCAAGGAAAGTGAGCATATACGGGGCTTTGAGGGCGAGGTCTACTGGGTTACTCATGGAGGCAAAGAGCCTCTTGATATAAAGTTAGCCCTACGCCCTACAAGTGAGACTAGTATATCGTATATGGAGAGCTTCTGGATAAAGAGCTACAAGCAGCTACCAAAGAAGTACTACCAAATAGTCAGTATTTTCCGCTACGAGACCAAGGCTACGAGGCCATTGATACGCTTACGCGAAGTAACAACGTTTAAGGAAGCGCACACAGTTCACGACAGCTTTGAGGATGCGGATCGCCAGGTTGCAGAGGCGATTGAACTCTACAAGAAGATATTCGATGAGCTGGGGATACCCTACGTTATAAGCCGGCGACCGGAGTGGGACAAGTTTGCAGGAGCGCTCTACACAGTAGCATTTGACACCGTGATGCCGGATGGCAGAACCTTACAGATAGGAACAGTTCACCATCTTGGGCAAAACTTTACGGTGCCATTCGAGATTAGGATACAGCTCAGCGACGAGAGCCTTGACTACGCCTGGCAGACGAGCTACGGGCTAAGCGACAGACTCGTCGCTACTACTATAGCCATGCACGGTGATGATAGAGGTGCGGTAATGCCGCCAAACGTGGCTCCAATACAGGTTGTAGTTGTCCCCATACCTGCTGGCTCGGAAGAGGAGAGGAAACAGCTTCAAGAATACCTTGGAAAGGTCTCTGAGAAGTTAAGAGAGATGAAGATACGGTATCACGTAGACGATAGAGACGATGTACGTCCGGGTAGAAAGTTCTATGAGTGGGAGGCCCGCGGGGTACCTGTACGCCTTGAAGTAGGGCCTCGCGAGGCTAGGAACAGTACAGTGGTAATAGCGCGGAGGGACACCTTTGAAAAGATAGAAGTGAAGCTCGAGGAGCTGCCCTCTAAGCTGCAAGACGTGATGGAGGATATAAGGCGTAATCTACGTGAACGAGCATGGAAATGGCTGCGTTCAATGGTCAAGAGGGCTGAGACCATAGAAGAGGCCAAGAGGATAATTGAGGAAGAGAGGGGAATAGTTGAGCTGCCTTGGTGTGGTAGAGAAGAATGTGGGCTAAAGCTAGAAGAACTTGTGGATGCTGGGGTTCTCGGCTCGCCCCTAGAGAAACCAGAGTGGGTTAATGGTAAACGCTGCCCTGTATGCGGCCGACCCGCCGTGACAAGTATAAGGGTTGCGAAGAAGTACTAG
- a CDS encoding creatininase family protein: MAVIPIGSFERHGNHLPLGTDTIEAEYIASKVAEKLGAHLYPPIWYGCSRHLEEFPGTISVDEESFATYVEGVLEGIVRQGYRLLVVINGHGGNTCVLRTVASRVSSKSDTAVMVIDWWRDVAQEVRQRLFKSPGHAGEDETSAMLYIVPEAVDISKAIDYSAPFAPRVAVYSRRLTRLLYPEAVLGEASKASREKGEEWLNSVISEIVEIVRETYRALYGEDQ, from the coding sequence ATTGCTGTAATCCCTATCGGCAGCTTTGAGAGACATGGAAACCACCTACCCCTAGGAACAGACACCATAGAAGCCGAGTACATTGCTTCAAAAGTAGCAGAGAAACTTGGTGCACACCTCTATCCCCCAATCTGGTATGGTTGTTCAAGACACCTTGAAGAGTTCCCTGGAACAATTAGTGTGGATGAGGAGAGCTTTGCAACCTATGTTGAAGGAGTTCTTGAGGGCATAGTACGTCAAGGCTACCGCTTGCTCGTCGTAATCAATGGGCACGGAGGTAACACGTGTGTATTAAGAACGGTTGCTTCGAGAGTCTCAAGCAAGTCCGATACCGCGGTAATGGTTATTGATTGGTGGCGTGATGTTGCGCAAGAGGTTCGGCAGAGGCTCTTCAAATCACCCGGTCATGCCGGCGAGGACGAGACCAGTGCTATGCTCTACATAGTTCCGGAGGCAGTTGACATATCGAAGGCTATTGATTATTCTGCGCCGTTTGCTCCGAGGGTAGCAGTTTACTCGCGCAGGCTCACAAGGCTCCTTTACCCGGAGGCCGTTCTCGGAGAAGCATCCAAGGCTTCAAGGGAAAAGGGAGAAGAGTGGTTGAACTCCGTAATTAGCGAAATAGTCGAAATAGTGAGAGAAACTTATAGGGCCCTATATGGCGAAGACCAGTAA